In Calonectris borealis chromosome Z, bCalBor7.hap1.2, whole genome shotgun sequence, a single genomic region encodes these proteins:
- the RXFP3 gene encoding relaxin-3 receptor 1, with product MGESCERGACSPAAGMKEGADWESWDVPLGFPEGAQMGNRSNVSFLQLFKNINLERADGMQGDSSDVVRILISLVYSVVCALGLVGNLLVLYLMKSKQGWRKSSINLFVTSLAVTDFQFVLTLPFWAVENALDFNWLFGKAMCKIVSYVTAMNMYASVFFLTAMSVARYRSVASALKNQRRGDPLGGCCSAKWLCALIWLSAILASLPHAIFSTTATVFDDVLCLVKFPEGRGSNPQFWLGLYHIQKVLLGFVVPLVIISLCYLLLVRFISDKHVGSTCSGPSTKRRSKVTKSVSIVVLSFFLCWMPNQALTMWGILIKLNVVHFSTEYFLSQVYLFPISVCLAHSNSCLNPILYCLMRREFRKALKSLLWRITSPSLTTMRPFTDTTKPEQEEQALHALVPVHPITASSPAATVQLDVAYYPPGVVMYSSRYDLLPASSTEQCC from the coding sequence ATGGGCGAGTCTTGCGAGCGCGGTGCCTGCTCGCCAGCCGCCGGCATGAAAGAAGGAGCGGACTGGGAGTCCTGGGACGTGCCGCTGGGTTTCCCGGAGGGCGCCCAGATGGGCAACAGGAGCAACGTGTCCTTCCTGCAGCTCTTTAAGAACATCAACCTGGAGCGAGCTGACGGGATGCAGGGGGACAGCTCCGACGTAGTGCGGATTCTCATCTCCCTTGTGTACTCCGTGGTGTGCGCCCTGGGGTTGGTGGGCAACCTGCTGGTGCTCTACCTGATGAAAAGCAAGCAAGGCTGGAGAAAGTCCTCCATCAACCTCTTTGTGACCAGCCTGGCAGTGACTGACTTCCAGTTTGTGCTGACCTTGCCGTTCTGGGCAGTGGAGAACGCGCTGGACTTCAACTGGCTCTTCGGCAAGGCAATGTGTAAGATTGTCTCATATGTGACAGCCATGAATATGTATGCCAGTGTCTTCTTTCTCACTGCCATGAGTGTGGCTCGATACCGCTCTGTGGCTTCAGCCTTGAAGAATCAGCGGCGAGGTGACCCACTGggtggctgctgctctgccaaGTGGCTTTGTGCACTCATCTGGCTGTCAGCTATCCTGGCTTCCCTGCCTCATGCCATTTTTTCCACCACTGCCACCGTCTTTGATGACGTGCTCTGCCTCGTCAAGTTCCCTGAGGGCCGAGGCAGCAATCCCCAGTTCTGGCTGGGTCTGTACCACATCCAGAAGGTGCTGCTGGGCTTTGTGGTGCCGCTGGTCATCATCAGTCTCTGCTACTTGCTCCTGGTGCGCTTCATCAGTGACAAGCATGTTGGCAGCACCTGCAGCGGCCCCAGCACCAAGCGCCGCTCCAAAGTGACTAAGTCAGTGTCCATCGTAGTGCTGTCTTTCTTCTTGTGCTGGATGCCTAACCAAGCACTCACAATGTGGGGCATCCTCATCAAACTCAACGTGGTGCACTTCAGTACCGAGTACTTCCTCTCCCAAGTGTACCTCTTCCCCATCAGCGTGTGCCTGGCACACTCCAACAGCTGCCTCAATCCCATCCTCTACTGCCTCATGCGCAGGGAGTTTCGCAAGGCACTGAAGAGCCTCCTCTGGAGGATCACCTCACCTTCCCTCACCACCATGCGCCCTTTCACTGACACCACCAAGCccgagcaggaggagcaggcgcTGCACGCCTTGGTGCCTGTCCACCCCATCACTGCTTCTTCCCCTGCTGCAACCGTCCAGCTGGATGTGGCCTACTACCCCCCTGGGGTGGTGATGTACAGCAGCCGCTATGACCTGCTGCCTGCTAGCTCCACAGAGCAATGCTGCTGA